From the genome of Vicia villosa cultivar HV-30 ecotype Madison, WI linkage group LG2, Vvil1.0, whole genome shotgun sequence, one region includes:
- the LOC131653427 gene encoding ubiquitin-conjugating enzyme E2 35: MANSNLPRRIIKETQRLLSEPAPGISASPSEDNMRYFNVMILGPTQSPYEGGVFKLELFLPEEYPMAAPKVRFLTKIYHPNIDKLGRICLDILKDKWSPALQIRTVLLSIQALLSAPNPDDPLSENIAKHWKSNEAEAVETAKEWTRLYASGA; this comes from the exons ATGGCCAACAGCAACCTTCCTCGAAGAATCATCAAG GAAACTCAGCGTTTGCTCAGTGAGCCAG CGCCGGGGATTAGTGCGTCTCCTTCGGAGGACAATATGCGGTATTTCAATGTGATGATCCTTGGTCCAACTCAGTCTCCTTATGAAG ggGGGGTTTTCAAGCTAGAACTGTTTTTACCTGAAGAATATCCAATGGCTGCTCCGAAG GTTAGGTTCCTGACAAAAATATATCACCCTAACATTGATAAG CTTGGCAGAATATGTCTTGATATTCTGAAAGATAAGTGGAGTCCTGCCCTTCAGATCCGCACTGTTCTTTTGAG TATTCAAGCTCTTTTGAGTGCACCAAACCCAGATGATCCACTTTCTGAGAACATTGCCAAGCATTGGAAATCTAATGAGGCTGAAGCTGTTGAGACAG CCAAGGAGTGGACCCGATTATACGCCAGTGGCGCTTAA
- the LOC131653428 gene encoding uncharacterized protein LOC131653428 isoform X2, which yields MDTDHINNHHSPCLPQQYLLQHLLHTHHIHNGQRQPSSKNHQEPGISASPSEDNMRYFNVMILGPTQSPYEVLSMAESQNPTIPAALRRHYSGKTPQYRSIFTIAASPKTAMYIHHSGHGAAI from the exons ATGGATACAGACCACATCAACAACCACCATTCACCTTGCCTCCCACAACAATACCTCTTACAGCATCTCCTCCATACCCATCATATACACAATGGCCAACGGCAACCTTCCTCGAAGAATCATCAAG AGCCGGGAATTAGTGCGTCTCCTTCGGAAGACAATATGCGGTATTTCAATGTGATGATCCTTGGTCCAACTCAGTCTCCCTATGAAG TGTTGTCgatggcggagagccaaaatcctACTATACCAGCCGCTTTGAGGCGTCATTATAGTGGAAAAACCCCACAATATCGGTCGATATTTACCATTGCAGCAAGTCCAAAAACTGCCATGTATATCCACCACAGCGGTCATGGCGCCGCAATTTGA
- the LOC131653429 gene encoding TPR repeat-containing thioredoxin TTL1 — MSRSPGDSKPDSPRGKLTDRFRQAVSLVTKPKRASKPDVRELDHGSPVSPLRTTSGVPAISSSSGSSGSFSGKTGSKPVSNSKKSSSAPIHSSNSGELSGSSDNSPRSRSGGNVRGSKPKAGDSRSNSGSGATPKAHSGQTVNSPPINVLPAGNICPSGKVVKTGMAYKNTKSDVLGYGTGNYGHGSIMRGGTAGGAGRVDASSTRSGIGSDSGKRGMESVDPEQLKLVGNEHYKNGQFAEALSFYDRAVAALPRSASYRSNRAAALIGLGRLPEAVRECQQALNCDPDYVRAHHRLASLFIRLGQVENARRHLCHPGLTPNPTEMLKLQLVDKHISKCTDVRRAGDWKSVLRELDAASTAGADSSPQLFMCRAEALLKLHQIDDAESVLSHAPKSDPQINHTPFEAIFFGMLAEAYSYYVRTQIEMALGRFENAVTSVEKANHIDPQNIEIAVLLNKVKKVARARTRGNDLFKSERFTEACSAYGDGLRLDPSNSVLYCNRAACLYKIGEWQKSIDDSNQALFYRPNYTKALLRRATSYNKLEKWEEAVKDYEVLRKELPNDNDVAEALFHATVSLKKSRGEEVTNLKFGGEVERVSGLEQFRTAISSSGVSVVHFEGASNSKCRQLSPFLDTLCAKYPSVNFLKVDIYENATVASAENVRIVPTFKIYKNGNQVKVIVSPSLDVLEQSVKHYSL, encoded by the exons ATGTCGCGTTCGCCGGGAGATTCCAAACCCGATTCTCCCCGGGGTAAACTCACCGATCGGTTTCGTCAAGCGGTGAGTTTAGTAACGAAACCGAAAAGAGCGAGTAAACCGGATGTTCGTGAACTCGATCACGGTTCACCGGTTTCGCCATTGAGGACGACAAGTGGTGTACCGGCGATTAGTAGTAGTTCGGGTTCTTCTGGATCTTTCTCTGGTAAGACCGGGTCTAAACCGGTTTCGAATTCGAAGAAGTCGAGTTCGGCGCCGATTCATAGCAGTAACTCCGGTGAGCTTTCTGGTTCGAGTGATAACAGTCCAAGAAGTAGATCCGGAGGGAATGTGAGAGGTTCGAAACCGAAAGCGGGGGATTCAAGATCCAATTCGGGATCCGGCGCGACTCCGAAGGCGCATTCTGGTCAAACTGTGAACTCTCCGCCGATTAATGTTCTTCCGGCGGGGAATATTTGTCCTTCTGGAAAGGTCGTGAAGACCGGCATGGCGTACAAGAATACCAAGAGTGATGTTCTTGGTTATGGAACTGGGAACTATGGTCACGGGAGTATAATGCGCGGCGGCACTGCCGGTGGCGCCGGGAGAGTTGATGCGAGTAGTACGAGGAGCGGCATTGGGAGTGATTCGGGGAAAAGAGGGATGGAAAGTGTGGATCCGGAACAGCTCAAGTTAGTAGGGAATGAGCATTACAAGAACGGTCAATTTGCGGAGGCTTTGAGTTTTTATGACCGTGCAGTTGCTGCTTTGCCGAGGAGTGCTTCTTATCGGAGCAACCGCGCCGCCGCGTTGATCGGTTTGGGAAGACTTCCTGAAGCTGTGAGGGAATGTCAGCAGGCTCTCAATTGTGATCCTGATTATGTTAGGGCTCATCATCGTTTGGCTTCTCTATTCATCAG GTTAGGACAAGTTGAGAATGCTAGGAGACACCTTTGTCATCCTGGATTGACTCCAAATCCGACCGAGATGCTGAAGTTGCAACTGGTGGATAAGCATATTAGTAAGTGTACAGATGTTAGGAGGGCAGGGGATTGGAAAAGTGTTCTGAGGGAACTTGATGCTGCTTCTACTGCTGGAGCTGATTCTTCTCCTCAG CTCTTTATGTGTAGAGCAGAAGCCCTTTTGAAACTTCATCAAATTGATGATGCAGAATCAGTTTTGTCACATGCTCCGAAATCGGATCCACAAATTAATCATACACCTTTTGAAGCAATATTTTTTGGGATGCTTGCTGAAGCTTATTCCTACTATGTCAGAACTCAGATTGAGATGGCATTGGGAAG GTTTGAGAATGCGGTTACATCTGTAGAGAAGGCAAATCATATTGATCCCCAAAATATTGAAATTGCTGTTTTACTTAACAAAGTAAAGAAAGTGGCAAGAGCTCGGACTCGTGGTAATGATCTTTTCAAATCTGAGCGGTTCACTGAAGCTTGCTCGGCATATGGAGATGGTTTGAGATTGGACCCTTCAAATTCTGTTCTGTATTGCAATAGAGCAGCATGTTTGTATAAGATTGGTGAATGGCAAAAATCAATTGATGACTCTAACCAAGCTTTATTTTACCGCCCAAATTATACAAAAGCTCTTCTTCGAAGGGCTACATCATATAACAAG CTAGAAAAGTGGGAAGAAGCGGTTAAAGATTACGAGGTCTTGCGAAAAGAACTTCCAAATGACAATGATGTTGCCGAAGCTCTTTTTCATGCAACTGTTTCACTAAAAAAGTCTCGTGGAGAAGAAGTTACTAATTTGAAGTTTGGTGGTGAAGTGGAACGAGTATCAGGTCTTGAGCAGTTTAGAACTGCAATATCTTCATCAG GTGTTTCTGTTGTCCATTTTGAAGGTGCATCCAACTCGAAATGCAGGCAATTATCGCCATTTTTGGATACATTATGTGCCAAATATCCATCTGTTAACTTCCTCAAG GTGGACATTTATGAAAACGCAACAGTTGCATCTGCTGAGAATGTTAGAATTGTACCAACCTTCAAGATATACAAAAATGgaaaccaagtgaaagtgatcGTAAGCCCTAGTCTCGATGTGTTGGAGCAGTCTGTCAAGCATTACAGCCTTTAG
- the LOC131653428 gene encoding ubiquitin-conjugating enzyme E2 36-like isoform X3, whose protein sequence is MANGNLPRRIIKETQRLLSEPEPGISASPSEDNMRYFNVMILGPTQSPYEGGVFKLELFLPEEYPMAGLQVRFLTKIYHPNIDKLGRICLDMLKDRWSPVLRIRIVLLSIQALLSAPNPDDPLSENIAKYWKSNEAEAVETAKEWTRLYASGA, encoded by the exons ATGGCCAACGGCAACCTTCCTCGAAGAATCATCAAG GAAACTCAGCGTTTGCTCAGTGAGCCAG AGCCGGGAATTAGTGCGTCTCCTTCGGAAGACAATATGCGGTATTTCAATGTGATGATCCTTGGTCCAACTCAGTCTCCCTATGAAG GGGGGGTTTTCAAGCTAGAACTGTTTTTGCCTGAAGAATATCCAATGGCtggctta CAGGTCAGGTTCCTGACAAAAATATATCACCCTAATATTGACAAG CTTGGCAGAATATGTCTTGATATGCTGAAAGATAGGTGGAGTCCTGTCCTTCGGATTCGCATTGTTCTGTTGAG TATTCAAGCTCTTTTGAGTGCACCAAACCCTGATGATCCACTTTCTGAGAACATTGCCAAGTATTGGAAATCTAACGAGGCTGAGGCTGTTGAGACTG CCAAGGAGTGGACCCGATTATACGCCAGCGGCGCTTGA
- the LOC131653428 gene encoding uncharacterized protein LOC131653428 isoform X1 yields the protein MDTDHINNHHSPCLPQQYLLQHLLHTHHIHNGQRQPSSKNHQEPGISASPSEDNMRYFNVMILGPTQSPYEASHCFFNPVLSMAESQNPTIPAALRRHYSGKTPQYRSIFTIAASPKTAMYIHHSGHGAAI from the exons ATGGATACAGACCACATCAACAACCACCATTCACCTTGCCTCCCACAACAATACCTCTTACAGCATCTCCTCCATACCCATCATATACACAATGGCCAACGGCAACCTTCCTCGAAGAATCATCAAG AGCCGGGAATTAGTGCGTCTCCTTCGGAAGACAATATGCGGTATTTCAATGTGATGATCCTTGGTCCAACTCAGTCTCCCTATGAAG CTTCTCACTGCTTTTTCAATCCAGTGTTGTCgatggcggagagccaaaatcctACTATACCAGCCGCTTTGAGGCGTCATTATAGTGGAAAAACCCCACAATATCGGTCGATATTTACCATTGCAGCAAGTCCAAAAACTGCCATGTATATCCACCACAGCGGTCATGGCGCCGCAATTTGA